In Phaseolus vulgaris cultivar G19833 chromosome 3, P. vulgaris v2.0, whole genome shotgun sequence, the sequence CAACTATACAATGCAGTACACTGGAACTATTTCCAGCTTATGTACATGTTTATTCCTATGTGGTTGAGGATGAGAGAAAAGAGATGAAGTTGTGAAAAGTACGATTTAGAAGTTtcagtgatttttttttaaactcatgaaagattaaagtgttaagataccaaatattttaaactaCAAAATAGAAGCATTCTTAGTAAACTTTTGTGAGAATGATTGAGCATGAGGCATGGATGATATAAAAGTACTcctattttttttcattgagtTAGGTGAATTTTTGTGATGAGCAAAAAGCAACAAGTTGTCTCAATGTTTTATAGAGGTTGAATATAATTAGGCCAACTTAGCAAGCTTTGGAGAAAATGCTTCAAAATTTTAGTGAGAAACAAGATACTATAACTATCCATTATCATGATAACTCAATCTTTGTTGTATAGTCTAGTTTATCATAAACAAATTACATAGTTATCAAGCATCATTTTATTCAAGAagcaattgaagaagaagagataaAATTAGACTTTTTCAAGTTTAATAATCAAATTGTTGATATTTTCATAATGACTTTGTCCAGTGACAAATTAAAGAGAAAGTTTTTAGGAATTCAGAAAGAACACATTAGATGAAGAATATTGAGTCATTTGTACTCATAACTACTagtattgttatttattttaaacatatatgAATATACCACAGAAAGTAAGAAAATGATCATCAAAGTAGAGAGTTATTTAACCCtaaattatctttttaattctaaattttctACACAATTTGTAGTAGCTGTTGTTTATCTTAATACTTAATTTTTTGAGTGTTAAAAACCAACCTATATCATTTGAAATACCtccaaaaacattttttttaactagtTTCTTTAGAACACTCATTCCCATACCATATAAATATAGATAAGTAAGGTATATGCCcctaaaatagaaaaaaaaatgataattaaccaattttgatatataaaaaatttgtgATGTTAAATGTGAAATTGACATGGATAACTTCAACTTGTTTATAcacaaaaaaaacatttaattaactATGTATGTGTTGGTTACCAATTATGACAAAATTAATTACAGTAGTTAATTTCCATAAAATGACAGTACagaaccaaaaaaaaataagattcaCCCAACCTCTGGTTTTGCATCTAGGACATGTTTAAATTCTTTTACAAGCTCTGGAGGAGAGAGTGAGTCATGCTCAGCTCCAAGTATAGCAATAGGAGTTTTGACACCTGAAAGATTGATAAATAGTTAACTAATTGAATACAAACACTAAAATATCATTATAGGTTTTGATAATTTTGTTACCCATCTCACattcattataaataaaaattatatattatgaatagtCTAATAAGCAAACTTTCATgaaatagattttaaattcaacaatttttcgtcaaaaataaattttaaatgattctTATATcctattaaaatataaactttaaacaaaattcaaatcttATAAATCGCCACATCCAAGATCAATCATGGTGGCCTTCAAAGTGGGATGTGAAAATTCTTACATACCACGGACGTCATCCACAGTGATATATGATGGATGTAACAACACAGAAGCTTGAGTAAGTTGAGCTGTCCCAAGGCCGGTAACTGTCTTAgctgagaaagaaaaaaacacatTACATTCTGAGCTTATACCAAAAGAGGGCAGATAAAGAAAACCAATTCAATGGAAGCCACTCACAACCCCAACAGAAACCAGCAGCTCCCATACTGGAAACACCTATACTTTTTAAGGCTTCAATAATAGGTTTTGCACTTTCAAAACCCTTTGCCTGCAAATTTAATATGCAATGCAAGCATCAAACAGAAtgcatttaattttaaaacaagtGACAATTTTTATACACTAAATAATActctgtttttaaaataatcaggTTACAGAAGCCAAACATCTTAATCCTCTTCCAAAATCAGTTAAGAAAACTGAAATAAGGACACCAAGATTGAAATTTGAGGAAAGAAACGACATTTTTTCTTGCTAATTCAACAATATAAAGACAAGCAAGTATCATTAAAACCAACCGGTTCATGATCTTTTTTCCAAACATCATTTGGCCTTTTCAAATCCTTAGGATTAAAAGGGTCGTCATTTAGGAGGTCAGGAACCACAACATAATACCCAGAATCTCCAACCTTGTCAGCAATTTTCCTAACAATACATAACATGGTGTTACTTCTTAGGGGAACACATTACATTTAGCATCATAGAGAGTGAAAGAGAATTAGCAAAGAGAACAGTAAATTAACACCGAAAATTAACCATACCTTAAAAGGGGTGCTTTAAATCCTGCGAGACAAATTGAGTGTTAATTAAATGAAGGAATTTATGGCAATAGCAGTGCAAAGTGATAAGTGACAGCAAAATATCATGTTCTATtctgatattttatttataaataaaacattaccATACAAGAATCCTCACAAGAATAACCAGTAACGGTGACCCAAGTCATAGGTTTcttgataatttaaaataagtaaacAAAAGTTGAATGTTTTTAgaacttaacaaaataatataagcaaataataaaaatggtttCAAGGTGTTTCATTAACAGAAAGAACGAATACCATAAACATCAGAAACAAGAAGTATGGCAATGACGGAGAGACTGCAACCACTGACATAGCAATTAACACCTCCGATATTGGTAACATTGCCACCACCACTGGATCCATTCAGAACTGGATGGTTTGTAAAACATCCACCTcctaccatttttttttctctctcttttctttatgttatgctaACATTTCACTCCCATTTTGGTCTTACATAGCACACATTCTAGCATGAACCAGAATAGATCATGTGGTCTATAGTGAAGAAGGTTAAATGACCGATCAATTAGTTAGTTACAGTACTACGAAGAAGATTAAAATTAGATATATTGTACGGTTCAAATTGCTGAAGAGTAATCTGTTATAGCAGAaattataaatcaaatttaaattgtttctaCCATTTTGTAATGCTAAATGGAATGAAATTCACgtcatgaaaagagttagttgACATTGCTTTCAACTGCATGAAATTGGACATAACATGTGTTCATTCCAATCAAGTATAAATTTGGATCAATTATTAATGAAAGATGAGAAATTTTCTATAAAGTACATTTTAAAGCATAGTAATCTCTTACGGTAATCTTGTAATCTAGCTTAATTTCATTGTTTTCATACTCAAATATGAAgcatataaattcaaaaaatgatatataaggTATTTTTTTAGCTTTAAGTACTGAAATATATATAGAGATTTAAATAATGGATGTTGCTAATAGAGATTTAGTAGGTTGTTTTTCTTAAAAGTCTCTACAAGTGGTTAAATTAGTTAACCATAATTGTgagtgaataattttttttaattatttcttttgagAGGAGTAAGTCGAAAGCATATGATTTTTCTGGTGAAGAATagctttattattattatgagagctgtttagttattatgtttttttattagcataataaaaaaagaatttacACACAATATTTTTACATGATAAACCCTCAATTGATAACtaaaagaataatatattttcactaTTTGGAAGAGAAATTAATTTCTTTCTAAACACAACGAGAGATGAATTATACACATTCTCTCTTATAATAGGAGATAACACCTCATTTTACAGAGTTGTAGACTTCGGATTTTTGTCATTGTTGGTGTTTGTGTGATAAAACAATTGTAAACTAAATTAATGTAATCGATATTTAACTTCATACACTTCCTAACTTGTAATACTATTTGTTTCTATCAATCTTTTGTATTAATGTAAGCAAAGCACTtgcattaaaaagaaaaaaatcaacCATAAACAATCCTCTTTACCCCATCTTTAAGCACGCAATAATCGATTGTCTTATTGAGTTTGTAAGTCAAAACAAATTTCcatttagaattaaaaatataaaatcatacCATTATCCATTTTTATGCCAAAAAACAACACAAACATTAAGTgcataagaagaaaaataataaacattaagtatatatataagaagaagaacaacaacaaacattaattaaataaaaacaaatgtaATTGCAGCACGAAATCATATTCAATTTATTAAACCCCAATAATAGAAAAAGTAATTACTCTTAGTAAGAGTTTTTTCTCCCAAGAAGTGTGTGTCCAAAAACATAAGAATTATTTTGAATGGCATGGAAAGTGAGTTTGGACCATGTTTATAATAAGCGCAGTGAAGATTCAACACCACAGCACGTCTTGGGAATTACCCAAGGCTATGTTGTGTAATAATTAAAACTCATAAAAAgtatctttattaaaaaaaataaaaataagccgaattaaagttaaaaaatataatagaaataaaataattgtatcTAATGTTTCCAAAATTTATAGATAGATAGCACTTGTTAATTATggagaattttgttttatttttttctataaatatttaagaatttttttatctaaataataTAGTTAACAACTAGTTACGATAAATAGCATAGGATAAAAATTTGTCTATGTTAGGGTCATAGTTGAATATCGTATGTGAATGTCAAAGACAAATGGAAAAAGATACATCATTCGGTGATAGTTTTATTTATGCTTATATCACTTCCAAGTGActataagataaatataaaagttGATTTTAGGTTATTCACACTAAATTCATCATTTAATTCGTACAAGAGTAATTTAGTTTACTTTGAATCAGAAATCTCTAAAACTcaacttaatttaattatattgtgATTTGAGATTCCTAATGATATGACaataatattatgttatttattatttttttaaccgCAAGAAATTATATAAAGGAAACAATAGGGTGACAACTCAGCTAATGAATAGCTAGCTATTCATAGcagataaaaaaatgtaaaaaaaaataaaactatataaaaagaaaatatatactCATCTTTATGCGTATATCTATACCAACATATCAAACTAACTAAGATTTCTAGGTGTCTTACTATGAAATTCAGGCACTTCTTCTTAAATGACGTATCCGTGTCGACACTCGTAGAATACTTATGAGTGAagtgttcaattaaaaaaaatacttattgaattttgaaaatattttagctCATTCTCAATTAGAGTATCATACACACAACTATGGTGGGGAAGTGTTCTACCTTAACCGAAGTATTGTTGGCCTATTTACCTATTTTTAAGCTCGAGTATAACATGTATAAAAGTTTGGTTTGACCGGAAAACTTTCGTATATTACTTTAACTACTACAAACTAGTCAATAAACTTAACTACGCCAATAAAAAGAAGccagtatattttttttattcttttttttccttaaattgACTTTtgagaatattattttttaaatgaaaattattctACTTAAAAAAgattaatcaaatttaattttataaatgttaaaCATTCAAAATCAAATTCTATCGTAGTTCATGATCCTTTATTACATATTAGTTTCTCCTTCTCGGATACAGCCACTTCAATGAATGTATAAATAGTTGAAATTTAAGTGCCTATGGAGTGAATTCAACAAAATCTATGCAGAGTACGAGTATGAGTGTATACACGTATTGAGCCTTAAGAGAGAACATAAAATCATGGCATAACAAACCAAAGGACGCGGAATCTATAAATACTTGCCTttatggatatggataaacttATTACTAGGACAACTCCATCTTACACTGAGAGCATTGTACAGAAGaaattttagcttgagttcaatGAATCGTCTTTTAGTGGTACAAAAGAACCGAAAATTGGTTAAAAGAAATATCGGAGCGGTGGGTGAAGGGTCAAGAAGGAATAACAAAATCACAACTGTTTCACCATGAAGGAACTTTTACAACTGCAACCACCAACTGCACTGGGGTTTTCAGTCACCTGCGCATGAGACCAGAATCAGTAAATTGTCATCGGTTATATGCCTTAATGATGTTAATATGCAGCCTGACAACAAAAAACAAAGTAATGATAAGTGATAATCacatgccccttctctccctaGCACATATTACTGCACTAACAGTTATGTAAGTTTTCATATCAACACTTTTCTACAGACATATAAGTTGATAGTTACACTTGGTGCAAATCATACCATACACACGCCCTTTTAGGGTGTGTTTGGGACAGTTGCAAAAACTATAATATTTCAATAACCAATTAGGTATTTATATGCATAACTGATTATTGTTACAATTCAAATAGTGTTAGAAGCTCCACATTAAATAGAATAAGTTACTTAAGGCTGATATCATCAAGGAAAAAAAGACTATCATCATATCATATGTTACTTAAGCCTTGGGAGTTAGGACCTAATAGACTAGTTTTTTGGGTTTAACTTTCCTTTAGTGCTTCAGTTCTTAACAATAAGTTTACTGAAAAGTGgatttaacataattaatttagtttggATACAACAAAAAGTCAActatatgagaaaaaaaaagtatgtgcGGAGCTGAAAGGGAAATAAGTTGTTGGAAAATAACAAGTTATAAATGTTTAGATTCATGAAAacaagttaattttttaaagaaacacTTGAATAAATTCCAGTTGATGTTCTAAACATTCAACTTATTTTATAAAcagcttgtttttttttttacacaaacAGCTGAAATCGAAGAAATATAAGTTATCCCAAACATGCTCTTGAAGTGCTGCTGTAAAACTTTCTCTTTAATTAACATGAAATCATGAAACGAAGAGGAGAAAATATGGTTGTGAAATCATTTAAGAGTGGACCCAAACAGTTTTATCACAGCTGGTTATTATTGCTGATTCTGCTTACACGGGTTAAGTAATATCACAAAGTATGGAATCATGCTTAGCAAAGAGAGACTTTCTTTCCTCCCTTTCTGACTCCACTAAACTTTCTGAGACTAAGTCCAAACAAGAGGCGATTTTATTTCAGAAAGCACGGCAGAGTTGGTTAAAGAAGGGAGATCTTAATACAAAGTTCTTTCATTCAGCGGTAAAATGGAGGAGAGCAAGGAACCAATTACATGGAGTTTTCGACAATAACAAATGGTGTGATAGTAAGGAGGAGGTAAAGGTTAAGGTTTGTAAGTTCTTTGAAGAAAGGTTCGCCAGGAACGATGCGTGTCAGGTCAGAATGGATAAGGTTAGTTTCAATACCATTTCGGAGGCGGACAATGATTGGTTAGTAAGAGATTTCTCTGAAGAAGAGGTTAGAGTTGCGATCTGGGGGTGTGATAGTTCAAAAAGTCCAGGCCCCGACGGGTTTAACTttggttttataaaatattgttgGGACATTTTGAAGAAGGATGTGATGTCGGCAGTAAAAGATTTTGCTGGATTTGGATGTTGGCCAAAAGGATCTAATGCGTCGTTTCTTTGCTTGATACCAAAAGTTGAAAATCCTCAACAGCTGGGAGAGTTTAGACCTATTTCTCTAGTAGGCTGTTTGTACAAAATCATATCTAAGGCGCTTTCCTTGCGTTTAAAAAAGGTGATtggaaaaattattgatatacgACAGTCGACTTTTATTGAAGGAAGAGGTCTGTTGGATAGTGTGCTTATTGCAAATGAGGTTATTGAGGATTACAAGAGAAAGGGAAAGTggtgtatattttttaaagttgacTATGAGAAGGCTTATGATTCTGTGAATTGGgattttttatattacatgCTAATTCGGTGGATAAAGGGATGCTTGGAGTCAGCTTCGGTGTCTGTCTTGGTTAACGGGAGTCCAACTAAAGAGTTCTTTCCTAGAAAGGGTCTTCGTCAGGGCGACCCGCTTGCcccttttctctttcttattGTGGCAGAAGGGTTAGCAGGAGTGACAAGGGTAGCAGAAGAGAAGAAGTTGATTGACAGTTTGGAGGTCGGAAAGGATAAAGTAAAGGTAAATATGTTACAATACGCGGATGACACCTTGTTCTTTTGTGAAGCAAATACCAAAAGCGTTTTTAATATCAAGGTGATTTTGCAGTGTTTCGAGCTCTCCTCTGGGTTAAGGGTTAACTTTGCGAAGAGTAGGATCGGAGGAACGGGGATGGACCAGGTCATACTTCAGCGTTTCGCAGCGATTCTTAACTGTGATACGATGGTTTCTCCTTTCATTTATTTGGGTTTGCCAGTTGGAGGAAGTCATAAGCGCGGTGCTTTTTGGAACGGAGTGATTGAGAAAGTGCAGGCCAGATTAAGCAGGTGGAAGGGAAGAATTTTGTCAATGGCTGGGAGGATTTGTCTGATAAGGTCTGTGCTTTCTGCTATTCCGTTATTCTTTATGTCGTTATTCAAATTGCCTTCTGGGGTGGAAAGGAAGTTGATCAAGATTCAAAGGGATTTTCTCTGGGGATGGGGGGCAAACGGAAGGAAGATTGCTTGGGCTTCCTGGAACTTGGTTTGTAAGCCTCGTGAGTTCGGGGGGCTTGGACTCATACATCCAAAGCAGTTCAACCTGGCTTTGTTGGGGAAGTGGATTTGGAGATTGGGTTCGGCTGAGGTAGGCCTTTGGAAGGAAGTCCTTTTCTCTAAGTACGGCGGTTGGAGAGGTTTGGGAGAGGAAGGTAAAGGTAGAAATTGctctctttggtggaaagatCTGAAGGAAGTTTGGTCCTCAGAGGGTTGGGGGAGAAGTTTCGAAGACAATTTTGAGTGGAAAGTAGGCGATGGGAAGGATATCTTTTTCTGGAAGGATAGATGGTTGAAGGGGGAGGCGCTGAAGAGTGTATTTCCAAGACTTTTCTCCATCAGCTCTAACAAAGACTCAAATTTGCAGGAGGTGGGGTCTTGGACTAACGGAAGATGGGTTTGGCAGCTCAATTGGAGGAGGTCTTTTTTCGATTGGGAGAATCCGATGGCGGATCAGTTGAGCTAGCTCCTGCTTGGGGTTGAGGTTGTCCAGGTGAGGTTGATAAATGGATTTGGAAGGTTGGGGGTCTCCAATTTTTTTACAGTCAGTTCTGCGTATAACCTTATTAGGAAGGATAATGAGGTGGTTTCTTCGCCGGTTTTCTGTAAGTTATGGGGGTCCAAGGCAATTCCTTCAGCAGGGCTTttggcttggagggtgttggaaaacAAGCTTGCTACTAGGGTTAATCTTAGTAGAAGAGGGGTGCAGTTAGAAAGAGGGGTGCGTTTTTTGCGGGAAAGAGGAAGAGTCTGGTAGTCACTTGTTCTTTGGATGCAGTTTTGCTTGGCGAGTTTGGTGTCTATGCTACAGATGGCTTGGGATTCTGTTTGTGTCTCACATTGAGCCGAAGCTGAACTTTGATCAGTTTAGGCTGAGCTTTTCTTCTGAGACGGGTCTGGTAGTTTGGAACACAATTTGGGTAGGGGTGGTTAGTGAAATTTGGAGCCACAGGAATCGCTTACTTTTCAAAGGAGGAGTGGCGGATGTATCTGAAGTTTTTGCATTGGTACAAGTAAAGGTGTGGTCCTGGGTGTCTACAAATTCCCGGTTAGTTTCCTTCTCCtattctgattggtgtttggaaccaATGGAGTGTATGAGGTTAGTTTACtaaagtttttttagtttatatatgGATAGGGATTGTTTTGTTGGTTTTGGTGGTATGCAACTGGATTTGGTGGGGTGTAatgtgtataagggttgaaccacccctgaagtggttctaatttatttatttgttattgccgatcaaaaaataaataaaaaaatggaatcATGCTTCTTAAATGTTCTACTGTCAAAAGGcagagaaagaaaaattaaaggtATTACGTGGTTGATTACAAatcaattcaaatatatttagaTTTAGAGCATTTGCAACAGGTTCAACTGGGAAAAAATTCTGAATAATTTCAGATAAATTCCTAAATTTTTTTGCACTTCGAAAATCCAAAGAATTCATAAGATGGATCAGGAGTGTCCTCCTCAGAAATCAGAACTATAGCATAGTAGTGAAATCAGCAACACGCAAATCCCAAACTCAGTATAGGGCGTGCTTGGATTAGCCTATTTTTTATGagatttttcttccttttcttttttgaaactttttatgagagcttttgaaaagaaaaagggaCACATTTCTTAGAAGCAATCAATTCACAAACGTGCACACAAAACATTCTTCCCTAGTTGTAACCATAAAAATAAAGTTCCGTGTCACAATAATGGTGAACTGCTAATATGAAGACAACAGTTTATGCTCACTCACAAGTATATTTGACTTACCACGAAAGCTGAACGGATTAGCTCCTCGACATAATCAACAGTTGCCCCTTTTACAAATTCGTATGA encodes:
- the LOC137806783 gene encoding endo-1,3;1,4-beta-D-glucanase-like; the protein is MVGGGCFTNHPVLNGSSGGGNVTNIGGVNCYVSGCSLSVIAILLVSDVYGFKAPLLRKIADKVGDSGYYVVVPDLLNDDPFNPKDLKRPNDVWKKDHEPAKGFESAKPIIEALKSIGVSSMGAAGFCWGSKTVTGLGTAQLTQASVLLHPSYITVDDVRGVKTPIAILGAEHDSLSPPELVKEFKHVLDAKPEVESFVKIFPNASHGWALRYDPTNPKALNEAEAAHKIMIDWFDKHLKK